The Halarchaeum grantii genome includes a window with the following:
- a CDS encoding TrmB family transcriptional regulator, translating to MDTEALASVLEGEGFSPYQARAYVALLELGSTSASALADASDVPQPRIYDVVRSLEDEGYVETYEREHLHVRVPSPEGVVSTLRERVDDLRAAATEVENRWTRPEPRTHEVSVVSRFSTLRNRAEAFVGSAEHRVQLSVTPAQFRDLRAALAGAHERGVAVQLSIHSCSRDVVTDLPLESVATEARWREREAPFLAIVDQHRVCYAEHVGSPREYGVVVNDRTHAAVFVWYYLSTLWELWEPLLEADRGYPRTYVDVRRAAHEFAPRLQAGADVLVHIEGHRVETGEYCEFAGRVVDIAYEGRDDEDDGPRSLQSLAGQASLVVETDDGEVTVGGFGAVIEDVSAERVVVEDVV from the coding sequence ATGGACACTGAGGCGCTGGCGTCCGTGCTCGAAGGCGAGGGGTTCTCGCCCTATCAGGCCCGCGCGTACGTCGCGCTCCTCGAACTCGGCTCCACGTCGGCGAGCGCGCTCGCGGACGCCAGCGACGTCCCCCAGCCCCGCATCTACGACGTCGTCCGGTCCCTCGAGGACGAGGGCTACGTCGAGACGTACGAGCGCGAGCACCTGCACGTGCGCGTCCCCTCCCCGGAGGGCGTCGTCTCCACGCTCCGCGAGCGCGTCGATGACCTCCGTGCGGCCGCGACGGAGGTCGAGAACCGGTGGACGCGCCCGGAACCACGCACCCACGAGGTGTCGGTGGTGTCGCGGTTCTCGACGCTGCGCAACCGTGCGGAGGCGTTCGTCGGGAGCGCCGAGCACCGCGTGCAGCTCTCCGTGACGCCCGCGCAGTTCCGCGACCTGCGCGCCGCGCTCGCGGGCGCCCACGAGCGCGGCGTCGCGGTCCAGCTGTCGATTCACTCCTGCTCCCGCGACGTCGTCACCGACCTCCCGCTCGAGTCGGTCGCGACGGAGGCGCGCTGGCGCGAACGCGAAGCCCCCTTCCTCGCCATCGTCGACCAGCACCGCGTCTGCTACGCCGAGCACGTCGGCTCGCCGCGCGAGTACGGCGTCGTCGTGAACGACCGGACGCACGCCGCCGTCTTCGTCTGGTACTACTTGAGCACGCTCTGGGAACTCTGGGAGCCGCTGCTCGAGGCCGACCGCGGGTACCCACGGACGTACGTGGACGTCCGGCGCGCCGCCCACGAGTTCGCCCCCCGCCTGCAGGCCGGCGCGGACGTGCTCGTACACATCGAGGGCCACCGCGTCGAGACGGGCGAGTACTGCGAGTTCGCGGGGCGCGTCGTCGACATCGCCTACGAGGGCCGCGACGACGAGGACGACGGGCCGCGCTCGCTCCAGAGCCTCGCGGGGCAGGCCTCGCTCGTCGTGGAGACGGACGACGGCGAGGTGACGGTCGGCGGGTTCGGCGCAGTGATCGAGGACGTCTCCGCCGAGCGCGTCGTCGTCGAGGACGTCGTCTGA
- a CDS encoding putative quinol monooxygenase: MFVLHATFHLDPEHREEALDAVRELVEASNREDGVIDYRAGVDVHDENTLRFVERYEDAAAHAAHEETDHCERFTERLPDLLAADLEMVSFEVAEEAVDEFTVDVEDED; the protein is encoded by the coding sequence ATGTTCGTTCTGCACGCGACGTTCCACCTCGACCCCGAACACCGCGAAGAAGCCCTCGATGCAGTCAGAGAGCTCGTCGAGGCGTCCAACCGCGAGGACGGCGTCATCGACTACCGCGCCGGCGTCGACGTCCACGACGAGAACACGCTCCGGTTCGTCGAGCGCTACGAGGACGCGGCCGCGCACGCCGCCCACGAGGAGACCGACCACTGCGAGCGCTTCACCGAGCGGCTCCCCGACCTGCTCGCGGCCGACCTCGAAATGGTCTCCTTCGAGGTGGCCGAGGAGGCCGTCGACGAGTTCACCGTGGACGTCGAGGACGAGGACTGA
- a CDS encoding GNAT family N-acetyltransferase, whose protein sequence is MHGVTRVEDDAERADALGVRYAVFVDEQGVPEDVEVDEHEAAATHYVAYADGTPVGAARYREHDDATAKIERVAVRESHRGEGWGAHLMDAVEADAREAGYERAVLHAQTPVVGFYEARGYEVVGETFEEAGIPHVEMATRL, encoded by the coding sequence ATGCACGGAGTCACGCGCGTCGAGGACGACGCCGAACGCGCGGACGCGCTCGGCGTCCGCTACGCCGTCTTCGTCGACGAGCAGGGCGTCCCCGAGGACGTGGAGGTCGACGAGCACGAGGCGGCCGCCACGCATTACGTCGCGTACGCCGACGGGACTCCGGTGGGCGCCGCGCGCTACCGCGAGCACGACGACGCGACGGCCAAAATCGAGCGCGTCGCCGTCCGCGAGTCGCATCGCGGCGAGGGCTGGGGGGCGCACCTGATGGACGCCGTCGAGGCCGACGCCCGCGAGGCCGGCTACGAGCGCGCCGTCCTCCACGCGCAGACGCCCGTCGTCGGGTTCTACGAGGCGCGCGGCTACGAGGTGGTCGGCGAGACGTTCGAGGAGGCCGGCATCCCGCACGTCGAGATGGCGACGCGGCTCTGA
- a CDS encoding Lrp/AsnC family transcriptional regulator, producing the protein MDDDDRRRVLDLLCEDARYTPEDVARQLDLTPEEAEAHIEALEDEGVLRGYTAVVDWAALDDGIVEAKVELNVELDRETGYEDISRRIAKFPEVAAFQLVSGDYDFALEVRADSMNAVSRFVSEEIAPIPEVTQTVTHYVMETYKAEGIEFGDGEEDDRLSYSP; encoded by the coding sequence ATGGACGACGACGACCGCAGACGCGTCCTCGACCTGCTCTGCGAGGACGCCCGGTACACGCCCGAGGACGTCGCTCGACAGCTCGACCTCACGCCCGAGGAGGCCGAGGCACACATCGAGGCCCTCGAGGACGAGGGCGTGCTGCGGGGGTACACGGCGGTCGTGGACTGGGCGGCGCTCGACGACGGCATCGTCGAGGCGAAGGTGGAGCTGAACGTCGAGCTCGACCGCGAGACGGGCTACGAGGACATCTCGCGTCGGATCGCGAAGTTCCCCGAGGTCGCCGCGTTCCAGCTCGTCAGCGGCGACTACGACTTCGCCCTGGAGGTGCGCGCGGACTCGATGAACGCGGTCTCGCGCTTCGTCTCCGAGGAGATCGCGCCCATCCCCGAGGTCACGCAGACGGTGACGCACTACGTCATGGAGACGTACAAGGCCGAAGGCATCGAGTTCGGCGACGGGGAGGAGGACGACCGGCTCTCCTACTCGCCATGA
- a CDS encoding Hvo_1808 family surface protein produces MPSRTLLSVFVVTLLLAPVASALAVPATATASAPTPAAPAAHGAPAENATVGYFDGYWYDSNVTVNQDDGLNASETHAYVRRTMARVEHVRQRNFGTAVPVDVISRAAYQANQSSGGSDTAYSRWNQQVWEAALIIGSDTNLSAATQSYYSNNVLGYYSPSSDAIKIVVPDGKNAHIEYATLAHELQHALQDQQYDLTKAKYGGETQDAQLATSGLVEGEARYVESRYEEKCASGEWDCVAGPSSSGDGESSNDGNSESDSQSASASPPRSLQFTLYFPYASGPGYVADLAERGGWAAVDDAWERPPNTTTEVIHGTAPERTAVSVDRDAATNGWETFPEQGVNGTDTLGEASAFVGLWWQSYEYGAGAVPQRAIQGDGEYRTLRYSAAATTGWAGDAVLPYRKNAKNGFVWKTAWNTSADASAFADAYVLSLKAHDATKRNGTWVVPEADGYRGAYRVVQDGETVTVVNGPDVAAVTAIRPSLAGADSPSPTTTSSGVPGVGVLGAGLALLLASVALARRS; encoded by the coding sequence ATGCCCTCGCGCACGCTCCTCTCCGTCTTCGTGGTGACCCTTCTCCTCGCGCCCGTCGCGTCGGCGCTCGCCGTGCCCGCGACGGCGACGGCGTCGGCACCCACGCCGGCCGCGCCGGCCGCCCACGGCGCCCCGGCGGAGAACGCGACGGTCGGCTACTTCGACGGCTACTGGTACGACTCGAACGTCACGGTGAATCAGGACGACGGGCTGAACGCGAGCGAGACGCACGCGTACGTCCGGCGGACGATGGCGCGCGTCGAGCACGTCCGCCAGCGCAACTTCGGGACGGCGGTGCCGGTCGACGTCATCTCGCGCGCGGCCTATCAGGCGAACCAGTCGAGCGGCGGGAGCGACACCGCGTACAGCCGGTGGAACCAGCAGGTCTGGGAGGCCGCGCTGATAATCGGCTCGGACACGAACCTCTCGGCGGCGACGCAGTCCTACTACTCGAACAACGTCCTCGGCTACTACTCGCCGTCCAGCGACGCGATCAAGATCGTCGTCCCGGACGGGAAGAACGCCCACATCGAGTACGCCACGCTCGCACACGAGCTCCAGCACGCCCTCCAGGACCAGCAGTACGACCTGACGAAGGCGAAGTACGGCGGCGAGACGCAGGACGCGCAGCTCGCGACGTCCGGGCTCGTCGAGGGCGAGGCGCGCTACGTCGAGTCACGCTACGAGGAGAAGTGCGCGAGCGGCGAGTGGGACTGCGTCGCGGGGCCGAGTTCGAGCGGTGACGGGGAGTCGAGCAACGACGGGAACTCGGAGTCCGACTCGCAGTCCGCGTCGGCGAGTCCGCCGCGGAGCCTCCAGTTCACGCTCTACTTCCCGTACGCGAGCGGGCCGGGCTACGTCGCCGACCTCGCCGAGCGCGGTGGCTGGGCGGCCGTGGACGACGCCTGGGAGCGCCCGCCGAACACCACGACGGAGGTGATTCACGGGACGGCACCCGAACGGACGGCCGTCTCCGTGGACCGCGACGCCGCGACGAACGGCTGGGAGACGTTCCCCGAGCAGGGTGTGAACGGGACGGACACGCTCGGCGAGGCGTCGGCGTTCGTCGGCCTCTGGTGGCAGAGCTACGAGTACGGCGCGGGCGCGGTCCCGCAGCGCGCGATTCAGGGCGACGGGGAGTACCGAACGCTCCGGTATAGCGCGGCGGCCACGACGGGGTGGGCGGGCGACGCGGTCCTCCCCTACCGGAAGAACGCGAAGAACGGCTTCGTCTGGAAGACGGCGTGGAACACGAGCGCGGACGCGAGCGCGTTCGCGGACGCCTACGTGCTCTCGCTGAAGGCGCACGACGCGACGAAGCGAAACGGCACGTGGGTCGTCCCCGAGGCGGACGGCTATCGGGGCGCGTACCGCGTCGTGCAGGACGGCGAGACGGTGACGGTCGTGAACGGCCCGGACGTCGCGGCGGTGACCGCCATCCGGCCGTCGCTCGCGGGCGCGGACAGCCCGAGTCCGACGACGACGTCGAGCGGCGTTCCGGGCGTCGGCGTGCTCGGTGCCGGCCTCGCGCTCCTCCTCGCGAGCGTCGCTCTCGCGCGACGGAGCTAG
- a CDS encoding cold-shock protein produces the protein MASGKVDFFNDTGGYGFIETDDADEDVFFHMEDVGGPDLEEGQEVEFDIEEAEKGPRATNVTRL, from the coding sequence ATGGCAAGCGGTAAGGTTGACTTCTTCAACGACACGGGCGGTTACGGATTCATCGAGACTGACGACGCGGACGAGGACGTCTTCTTCCACATGGAGGACGTCGGCGGCCCCGACCTCGAAGAGGGTCAGGAGGTCGAGTTCGACATCGAGGAGGCCGAGAAGGGCCCCCGCGCGACGAACGTCACGCGCCTTTAA
- a CDS encoding universal stress protein: MTRYLLATDSVHTTAAACDYLQGRLTSDDVVRVVGVSECGSRDGHESPSESVATRNAPRSGDAADAVNVATARLAVPDVETAVREGDPLAELRDELDAGDVDELVLGAHHPGAGAEGGLGSTAAGLVGHVEVPCVVLPPVGLE; this comes from the coding sequence ATGACGCGCTATCTCCTCGCCACGGACTCCGTGCACACGACCGCTGCGGCCTGCGACTACCTCCAAGGACGCCTCACGAGCGACGACGTCGTTCGCGTCGTCGGCGTCAGCGAGTGCGGGTCGCGAGATGGTCACGAATCGCCGAGCGAGTCGGTAGCCACCCGGAACGCTCCGCGCTCCGGTGATGCGGCCGACGCCGTGAACGTCGCCACCGCTCGACTCGCCGTGCCCGACGTCGAAACCGCGGTCCGCGAGGGCGACCCGCTCGCGGAGCTCCGCGACGAACTCGACGCCGGCGACGTCGACGAACTCGTCCTCGGCGCCCACCACCCCGGGGCGGGCGCGGAAGGCGGACTCGGGAGCACCGCCGCCGGTCTCGTCGGGCACGTCGAGGTTCCGTGCGTGGTGCTGCCGCCTGTAGGTCTCGAGTAG
- a CDS encoding pyridoxal phosphate-dependent aminotransferase, protein MSHHLSERAERTPPSGIRRFFEIAEEMEDVVSLGVGEPDFSAPWPARKAAIEALERGQTSYTSNRGRRDLREAISTHATRYGHDYDAEEEILVTTGVSEAMDLAMRALVDPGDVVAVAEPAYISYGPDASFSGGEVLPVPTEASEEFRLTYDALERAGAERADVLVFCYPNNPTGATMDATHLAEVAEFAREHDLFVLADEVYAALTYEGEHDSIATQRGMRERTVVFNGFSKAYAMTGLRLGYAMGPPEVVDAMNRIHQYTMLSAPTTAQAAALEALESCDDAVADMREQYDRRRRFVLSRFREMGLDCFEAQGAFYVFPSVPGDDEAFAEELLREAEVAVVPGRVFGDGGEGHVRVSYARSLPELREAMDRIEAFLADY, encoded by the coding sequence ATGAGCCACCACCTCTCTGAGCGCGCCGAGCGAACGCCGCCCTCCGGGATTCGGCGGTTCTTCGAGATCGCCGAGGAGATGGAGGACGTCGTCTCGCTCGGCGTCGGCGAACCCGACTTCAGCGCGCCGTGGCCCGCGCGCAAAGCCGCCATCGAGGCCCTCGAGCGCGGGCAGACCTCCTACACGTCGAACCGGGGGCGACGCGACCTCCGCGAAGCCATCTCCACGCACGCGACGCGCTACGGCCACGACTACGACGCCGAGGAGGAAATCCTCGTGACGACGGGCGTCAGCGAGGCGATGGACCTCGCGATGCGCGCGCTCGTCGACCCCGGTGACGTCGTCGCCGTCGCCGAACCCGCCTACATCTCCTACGGGCCGGACGCCTCCTTCTCGGGGGGCGAGGTCCTCCCCGTCCCGACCGAGGCGAGCGAGGAGTTCCGCCTCACCTACGACGCGTTGGAGCGCGCGGGCGCCGAGCGCGCGGACGTCCTCGTCTTCTGCTACCCGAACAACCCGACGGGCGCGACGATGGACGCGACCCACCTCGCGGAAGTCGCGGAGTTCGCGCGCGAGCATGACCTCTTCGTGCTCGCCGACGAGGTGTACGCCGCGCTCACCTACGAGGGCGAGCACGACAGCATCGCCACCCAGCGGGGGATGCGCGAGCGCACCGTCGTCTTCAACGGCTTCTCGAAGGCGTACGCGATGACCGGCCTCCGGCTGGGATACGCGATGGGGCCCCCGGAGGTGGTCGACGCCATGAACCGCATCCACCAGTACACGATGCTCTCCGCGCCGACGACGGCGCAGGCCGCCGCGCTCGAGGCCCTCGAGTCGTGTGACGACGCCGTCGCGGACATGCGCGAGCAGTACGACCGCCGCCGGCGCTTCGTCCTCTCGCGCTTCCGGGAGATGGGGCTGGACTGCTTCGAGGCGCAGGGCGCCTTCTACGTCTTCCCCTCGGTGCCGGGCGACGACGAGGCGTTCGCGGAGGAACTGCTGCGCGAGGCGGAGGTCGCCGTCGTCCCCGGGCGCGTCTTCGGCGACGGCGGCGAGGGCCACGTCCGGGTCTCCTACGCGCGCTCGCTCCCCGAACTCCGGGAGGCGATGGACCGCATTGAGGCGTTCCTCGCGGACTACTGA
- the msrB gene encoding peptide-methionine (R)-S-oxide reductase MsrB, translating to MSDTETSDLPETDAEWREVLTDEEYRVLREQGTEAKFTGEFIGKDDDGTYRCAGCGAVLFDSETKFDSEGSGWPSFDDAVEGAVELRRDTSHGMVRTEVVCAECGGHLGHVFEDGPTETGKRFCINSCALDFEENGDDR from the coding sequence ATGAGCGACACCGAGACGAGCGACCTCCCGGAGACGGACGCGGAGTGGCGCGAGGTGCTGACCGACGAGGAGTACCGGGTGCTCCGCGAGCAGGGGACCGAGGCGAAGTTCACCGGCGAGTTCATCGGGAAGGACGACGACGGCACGTATCGGTGTGCGGGCTGTGGCGCCGTGCTCTTCGACTCGGAGACGAAGTTCGACTCCGAGGGGTCGGGATGGCCGAGCTTCGACGACGCCGTCGAGGGCGCGGTCGAACTCCGCCGCGATACGAGCCACGGGATGGTGCGGACCGAAGTCGTCTGCGCCGAGTGCGGCGGCCACCTCGGGCACGTCTTCGAGGACGGCCCCACCGAGACGGGCAAGCGCTTCTGCATCAACTCGTGCGCGCTCGACTTCGAGGAGAACGGTGACGACCGGTAG
- a CDS encoding metallophosphoesterase family protein, whose amino-acid sequence MTPRPGPVLARLARPAGPETTLAVLADVHADVAREPGSWKCHEHALDRLRTALDDAGRLGADAVLVAGRLGADAVLVAGDLTRDGRPDSFDAIDAAFATVDGPVLCVPGNHDVPKSYRDAPSVHAFRERYTPGVLPYVRRVGSVHVVGLDTASAVEDGSHGRVTDDQLAWLDAVLPAIGEAVVVCHHNLADAASHAAPVGIEAHATVEGADALADVLADHAVPLVVSGHAHWPTVGAAGRVRELLAPAVCSFPQAGLILDVTPEGTTVSMLPLADRDGLRAAHDAACDGTERSRRIVETFRDGYLTRFPLVDERTRNNPNATRLPLER is encoded by the coding sequence GTGACGCCGCGCCCCGGCCCCGTCCTCGCACGCCTCGCCCGACCCGCCGGCCCGGAGACGACGCTCGCCGTCCTCGCGGACGTCCACGCCGACGTCGCGCGCGAACCCGGCTCGTGGAAGTGTCACGAGCACGCCCTCGACAGATTGCGGACCGCACTCGACGACGCCGGCCGCCTCGGCGCGGACGCCGTCCTCGTCGCCGGCCGCCTCGGCGCGGACGCCGTCCTCGTCGCCGGCGACCTCACCCGCGACGGCCGCCCCGACTCCTTCGACGCCATCGACGCGGCGTTCGCGACCGTCGACGGACCCGTCCTCTGCGTCCCCGGGAACCACGACGTCCCCAAGAGCTACCGGGACGCCCCGAGCGTCCACGCCTTCCGCGAGCGCTACACGCCCGGCGTCCTCCCCTACGTCCGGCGCGTCGGCTCCGTCCACGTCGTCGGCCTCGATACCGCGAGCGCCGTCGAGGACGGCTCACACGGCCGCGTCACCGACGACCAGCTCGCGTGGCTCGACGCCGTCCTCCCGGCCATCGGCGAGGCCGTCGTCGTCTGCCACCACAACCTCGCGGACGCCGCCAGCCACGCCGCCCCCGTCGGTATCGAGGCCCACGCTACCGTCGAGGGCGCCGACGCCCTCGCCGACGTCCTCGCCGACCACGCCGTCCCGCTCGTCGTCTCCGGGCACGCCCACTGGCCAACCGTCGGCGCCGCCGGGCGGGTCCGCGAACTCCTCGCGCCCGCCGTCTGCTCGTTCCCGCAGGCTGGCCTCATCCTCGACGTCACCCCGGAGGGGACGACCGTCAGCATGCTCCCGCTCGCCGACCGCGACGGCCTCCGGGCCGCCCACGACGCCGCCTGCGACGGCACCGAGCGCTCGCGGCGCATCGTCGAGACCTTCCGCGACGGCTATCTCACGCGGTTCCCGCTCGTCGACGAGCGGACGAGGAACAACCCGAACGCGACGCGCCTCCCCCTCGAGCGCTAG
- a CDS encoding SIR2 family NAD-dependent protein deacylase, with product MGESGGHAGRADPGHADAVSRIADSLVDADTAVAFTGAGVSTASGVPSFRGDDGVWNAEYDPADFRIERFRADPVGFWEDRLELHETMYGVDAARTEGDGRASDAGERDAHAVAPNAAHDALATLEDAGVLTAVVTQNVDGLHAAAGTDSLLEIHGNARRSVCVDCGTTTPTDAVRERVRDGETPPRCDCGGLLKPDVVLFGERLPPVFGEARRLAREADAFLAAGSSLTVEPAASLPVTAARDGDLHVVNFDGTPHDDVAATVSRADVTDVLPAVASRVLDHH from the coding sequence ATGGGCGAGAGCGGGGGCCACGCGGGGCGCGCCGACCCCGGGCACGCGGACGCGGTGTCCCGGATCGCCGACTCGCTCGTCGACGCCGACACCGCGGTCGCGTTCACGGGCGCGGGCGTCAGCACCGCATCCGGGGTCCCGTCCTTCCGTGGCGACGACGGCGTCTGGAACGCCGAGTACGACCCGGCCGACTTCCGCATCGAGCGCTTCCGCGCCGACCCGGTCGGCTTCTGGGAGGACCGCCTCGAACTCCACGAGACGATGTACGGTGTCGACGCCGCGAGAACCGAGGGGGACGGACGCGCGAGCGACGCGGGAGAGCGGGACGCGCACGCCGTCGCGCCGAACGCCGCCCACGACGCGCTCGCGACACTGGAGGACGCGGGCGTCCTCACCGCCGTGGTCACGCAGAACGTCGACGGCTTGCACGCGGCCGCCGGCACGGACTCCCTGCTGGAGATCCACGGGAACGCCCGGCGCAGCGTCTGCGTCGACTGTGGGACGACGACGCCGACGGACGCCGTCCGCGAGCGCGTCCGCGACGGCGAGACGCCACCGCGCTGTGACTGTGGCGGCCTCCTCAAGCCGGACGTGGTGCTGTTCGGTGAGCGTCTCCCGCCGGTCTTCGGCGAGGCGCGACGGCTCGCCCGTGAGGCCGACGCCTTCCTCGCCGCCGGGTCGTCGCTCACCGTCGAGCCTGCGGCGTCGCTCCCGGTGACGGCGGCACGCGATGGCGACCTCCACGTGGTGAACTTCGACGGGACGCCACACGATGACGTCGCGGCGACGGTCAGTCGGGCGGACGTTACGGACGTGCTTCCGGCGGTGGCGTCGCGCGTTCTCGACCACCACTGA